The nucleotide window CTACCGCGTTCAATATCCCGGTGATTATATCCTCGCTGGTCATATTCTCGGCTTCCGCTTCGTAGCTTAGGCCGATACGGTGGCGCATAACATCGTGGCATATAGCCCTTACATCTTCAGGGATCACATAACCGCGACGCTTGATAAACGCATAAGCCTTAGCCGCCAGCGCCAAATTGATGCTGGCACGTGGTGATGCACCGTAAGTGATCAGGTTTTTATAATCGGCAAGTTTATATTGTTCAGGGAAACGGGTAGCAAATACAATATCTACAATATACTGCTCAATCTTCTCGTCCATATAAACTTCCCTTACCACTTTACGGGCTTTCAGGATGTCTTCAGGCTTAATGATAGGATTGGGTTTCGGCATGCCCGATGGCGATATATTTGAGCGGATAATGCGTTTTTCGTCTTCTTTATTTGGGTAACCGATAACCACCTTCAGCATAAACCTGTCTACCTGTGCTTCAGGTAACGTATAGGTACCTTCCTGCTCGATAGGGTTCTGGGTAGCCAGTACCAAAAAAGGCGATGGCAGCGGGAAGGTGTTATCGCCAATAGTTATCTGGCGTTCCTGCATAGCTTCAAGCAAGGCTGCCTGAACCTTAGCAGGCGCACGGTTAATCTCATCGGCCAAAATAAAGTTGGAGAATAACGGGCCTTTACGCACCACAAACTCCTCTTTCTTTTGGTTATAGATCATGGTACCCAATAAGTCGGCAGGCAGCAAGTCGGGGGTAAATTGGATACGGCTAAAATCGGCCTGGATACACTTAGAGAGTGTATTGATGGCTAATGTTTTTGCCAATC belongs to Mucilaginibacter boryungensis and includes:
- a CDS encoding AAA family ATPase translates to MEELSNNTSAAPVTGSTSYSTDIRALNEMIERESAFIDLLRMEMDKVIVGQKYMVDRLLIGLLADGHILLEGVPGLAKTLAINTLSKCIQADFSRIQFTPDLLPADLLGTMIYNQKKEEFVVRKGPLFSNFILADEINRAPAKVQAALLEAMQERQITIGDNTFPLPSPFLVLATQNPIEQEGTYTLPEAQVDRFMLKVVIGYPNKEDEKRIIRSNISPSGMPKPNPIIKPEDILKARKVVREVYMDEKIEQYIVDIVFATRFPEQYKLADYKNLITYGASPRASINLALAAKAYAFIKRRGYVIPEDVRAICHDVMRHRIGLSYEAEAENMTSEDIITGILNAVEVP